ACATAAGGCTACCTTGTGCACACAGCATGCTCATATGCTCACCTGTAGGGCTGCTACATATACATGTTTGTAACACTGTCCCCTCCTTTGTAAAATAGTTGCCCTTGACTATTCTGCTAAACATAAACCTTGGCACACTAAGCATAAAGTGATGTAATAAAATCTTCGATAACATCTTACTATCTCAATGCTACTCTACTACTCAGAGTCCATGTCCTTATCTAACAAATAATCTTTTAATCTCCTTGGTCGCCGATGCAGGCAGAGCGGGCGGCAAGGCTTGGAGAGCAAGTCACCCACTGAATCAGCTGCCCTTGCCTCTGAATCCATCTCCCTGGTGTCTGTGAGGCCAGCATCAACCTCTGTCTTGTCTGCTACCTCATCAGGAACCACTGTCACTCCCACTACATTGTTGGGAGCTTCTGCATCTTACTCACTGCTGATGCCACCTGTATCTTGTTCCCAGGTGAATATCCCTGAGCAGTGGTACCTCCACAATCTATCAGCATGGACATTATTGTGTTGTCCTTCTCAACGACAGTGTAAGGCTCCTCCTAGGGACTCTGTAGCTTCGATGAGAGGGCCTTTCACTGGCGAGGATTGTGTATCCACACTCTGTTGCCAGCCTCAAATTCTGCTGCGTGACTTCCTCTGCTGTAGCAGCTTCTCATTGTCTCATCCCATCAGTTTTAGTCGGTCCTGCAACTGATGGTGGGCTTCCATTTGTTGCTCCTGCAATGCTATGGCGTAGTCTGTAGACACAGTAGGCAGCACTTTATCAGGAGGGCATCCAGTTGTCAAGTCCTCTGGCAGTTGGAGCTCCCAACCCATCATAAGCCTGGCCGGCAAGTAAGTAGTAGCTTCATGCATGGTGGACCTGTATGCCATGAGCAGGGCAGGGAGCTTCCTGTCccattctgtctttccttccttacagtACTTGGCCAACTCCTGGGTGAGGGTTCTGTTGAAATGTTCTATCATCCCATCAGACTGTGGCTTCAGCTTTGTCATCATCTTCTGCAGGCCCAACAGATGGCAACACTTGCTGAACACCTCTTCCTCAAACTCACAGCCTTGATTGGAATGCAGCTCACCCAGTACACCAAATCTTGTGAAGAACTGCTCCACCAGTACTTCTGCTACAGTTATTGCCTCATGGTTAGGCAGCGCATATGCCTCAGGCCATTTTGTAAGTCCATGGCAACACGGATGTAGTGGTTACTGACCACTGTCACAGGTAGTGGTCCCACTACATCCACTGCTATGTGCTTCATCAGGGCTCCCACTTGATACAGCTGTAATGgtgcttttcctcttcactaCAGTTCCCTCTTGGCATTGCAGGTGTCTCATACCCTGCACCATTCTTGCATGTCCTTGCACATCCCTAGCCAGTAGAACCGCTGCTGCAGATGACTAACTGTCTTCTTCACTCTTTGGTGTCCACCTGTGACACCGTTGTGCATCTCTCACACCAAACTGGCTTTTCATTTTCAAGGAATGACTGTCTGCCAGTACATCACTTCTCTATCAGGTGCTAGCCACTTCTTAACCAGCACACCTCCAGTCAACTTGGGTGTCCCACTGTTTCCAGTAAAATCTCATAGCTGGGCTCAgagtggaattttttttctcccttggaCAACCTTGGTCAGCCTCTAGCTACTCCACTACTGGGTGGAGGTCTGGGTTCTTCTGCGCCGCTGTGAGCATTGTTGTGAACATAACCAAAGCAGTATTTGATACTGTAGTCATACTGCTCCAGCCTGGAAAGCTACCTTGCCAGTTGCCCCTCAAGATTCCTCAGTGTCTTTAACCACTGCAGGGCTGCATGATTGGCCCTTACAGTGAACTTGGCTTCATACAAGTACAGGTGAAAGTTTTCTAAACTTTTCACCATTGGTAGGAGCTCCTTCTGGATGACACAGTAATTCTTCTATGCTGGGCTAATCTTAATACTGTAATATGCCACCACATGCTTACGTCCTTCTTTTCACTGTGACAGCACGGCTCCTATGCCACGATGTATGGACAAGCTGGATCAGGATAGGGTAACACAGGAACATTCACCGAtgcttccttcatcctctcaaaGGCTGTCTGGCATTCTGCATCCCAGCAGAAGTAGGCCCCTTCCTCATCAGGTAGTGCAGGGATGCTGCAATACTGGCAAAGTTCTTCACAAAGCATCAATAATACATGCAGATGCCAACAAAGCTACACATCTGCAGCACATTCTGTAGCACTGGGCAGTCTGCAACAGTTGACACCTTCAGTGTGTCAGTGCACAACAAAGTGGTCTTTATCAACAAAGTGCTTGAGGAAAAGCACCTTCCACTGGAACAGCAGAAACTTCTTGGGGCTGAGCTTCAAGTTAGCTTTCCTCAGCCGCTGGAGCACCTCTTCCAGTCTCTGCAGTTCCTCCTTGAATGTGCGTCCATACACTACAATGTCATCCAAGTAGACAAGAGTGGCTTTCCACTGCAGGCCATTCAATATCTGCTCCATCAGCCACTTGAAGGTGGCCTGGGGCAATACAAAGACCAAAGGGGATCACTTGGAAGTGCCACAGCCCCTGGCCAAAGGTGAAAGCAgtcttctccttatcctcttctgcCATTACTTGATAACCAGATTTGAGATCCAGCGTGGAGAACCAGTGGACACCCACTAATGCATTCAGTGTGTTGCCAGTCCTTGGTAGTGGGTATGAATCCTTTATGCTGATGTCATTCAGGACTCTATAATCCATGTAAAGATGTGACaacccatccttcttctttaccAGAACCACTGCTGAGGACCACCAGCTGATTGACTTCTTGATCACTCTTTGTGCATGCAGAACATTCACCACTTTCTCCAGCTCTTGCCACTGTGCAGGAGGTATTCAATGGTGTGTGTGCTTAAAAGGGGCAGCGTTGCCAGTGTTGATGTGATGCTTGATGAGATTTGCACACCCCATATCCATGTCTCCCTTTGAGAAGACATCTGCACATGAGCTTAGCATTTTCTGCAGCTTTCCTGCTTGCTCTGGATCCAGACACTCCACACTCTTCTGCAACATCTCTTGCAGGTGTTCAGGAACACACCTGCCGTCGTTTCAGGTGCTCCCTTTGGCTTCGGCTGGCTTCACAATGTGCCTCACTGTCATCCCACTGTCAGGTAGCTGCCGCGTTGCTCCTCCGCCACCACTCATCTTCCTTGGCTGCTGTTGCCTTGTTCTCTCCCTGCTCCCTGGAGCCAGATGGGCAGACTCATCTGTCACCACCTTGGGGCAGGCATCACTCAGGAGCAAGGGCACCTCAGCATCCTGTTCCCTCATAGTTCTGCTTCTGAAGTCAATACAAGCCTGGCTCTTCATTAGGTGATCAAGATCCAGGAGGCAGGGGTCCTCAAGGTTAGCCATGAATACTGGTAGCTGCATCTCCTTGCCGCCAACCTCTATGCATGCCTCCCCCACTGGGCTTCACGGTTGAGCACAGTGCTCTGTCACTCCACACATCCTCTACAGGGCAAGAGGAAGGCCCTGTGCTATGACAATATCCTTCCTGATGATCATTCTGTCTGCCCCAGTGTCTACAGTGAAGTGACACAGGTGTCCACTGACCTTACTTTCTACTTGGGCACTGGAGACAGTGACAGCGATGGCAGTTGGGCGGTGGTGGTTTAGTGGGAGTGGcacacaaattatatatatatatatatatatatatatatatatatatatatatatatatatatatatatatatattttttttttatttatttatttattttttttttctcaccccccccagctgctaactcttattcgtccatgtatggagtatgcttcacatgtctgggggggttccactcatactgctcttctagacagggtggaatcaaaagcttttcgtctcatcaactcctctcctctaactgactgtcatcagcctctctctcactgccgcaatgttgcatatctagctgtcttctaccgctattttcatgctaactgctcttctgatcttgctaactgcatgcctcccctccttccgtggccttgctgcacaagactttcttctttctctcacccctattctgttcacctctctaacgcaagagttaaccagtattctcaatcattcatccctttctctggtaaactctggaactccctgcctgcttctgtatttccaccttcctatgacttgaattccttcaagagggaggtttcaagacacttatccaccaatttttgaccactgctttgaaccttttatgggactggcatttcagtgggcattttttattagatttttgttgcccttggccagtatccttcctacataaaaaagaaaaaaagaaaaaaaaaaaaaattatatatatatatatatatatatatatatatatatatatatatatatatatatatatatatatatatatatatatatatatatatatatatatatggccaaCTAATTACAGGCTGAAGGACTGGCCAATGAAAGGCAGGACGACACACTACATCACCATATTCTTTATGAATTTTTAAGTGTGGGAGTTCAGGACCTAAGAGACAAGGGAAGGCAGGTCCTGCTGGCCCTGTGGGCTAGATTTAGTAATGAGTGGACACTCCATAACAGTGTTGCAATATGTAGCTCCTTGGTGCAGCACACACCAGCTGGAGCATTACTAACCTCCCAGAAATACCCTATAACCCAGCCTGAGCTGCATTGTCATTGCATTGCTATCACGTCCTGAGATTTACCATGTAATGTAAATAATTTGCCTAACAAAATATCTTTTGTTAAAAATGTTCAAACTAGTAATAATGTTCATATTTTGGGAGTCACTGAAACATGGctaaataattttatttttgataCAAATGTCTCCATTTCAAAATGCATCATTTTCGGAAATTATATTTCAGTTCAGGTTCATAAACATGGAGTCTGTTTACATGTATATAACAGTATTAAGTGCCTCCATATGGACAATGTTATTCCTAATGTTTATTCAGTTTACTTTTCTGAATACATGATATATGTATATTCTAGTCATTTACAGACCCCCCTTCTTATAACACTCAAGACAACACTATCTTAATAAATTTTCTTCAAGATTTTTGTTTCGCCAAAGAAATTATTCTGGTTGGGGACTtcaatcttccttccctttcttggGCATCTGGCTCTGTACCTGCCACTTTTCCATCCCATACTGACAGGCTGTTTCTTGACTGTTTTACCACCCTGGGATTTACTCAGTGGATTGATAAGCACACTAATATTAGAGATGGCAATATACTTTAGATCTTTTTCTTACTACTGAAACAGATTGGGTGATATCTACCAGTGTGCTTCCACCTTTCTCTAATTGTGATCATTGTGTAATCCTTTGCAGCTATGTTTTCCAGTTTAAATGTTTCCCTGTCCCAGACTGTGCCACTTTACCCTTTTGGCCCAAAGCTCACTTAAGAAAATCAATGAGTTCCTGCCCTCTATTGATTGGGATTTtgagttttctgttttatctgttAATGAAGCATATAACTGATTTTTGTCCATAATCTCCTTAGGTAAATCTTTTGTCCCTTGCCAATCTAATCCTCCTACTTGCAGTGCTTCTTATAAGCCTTGGGAGTACAAGCCACCTTGACTAATTTGAGGAGTCAAGCCTAGAACAATACATGGCAGGAACTCTCAAGTAGCTATTGATGCTCTCCAGGTCTTTTGACATAAATTATCATTACAGAAATTATGCTACCCAAAGACAAATTCCTTATGAAAATCTGATTCTCAGCAATTTTTCTACCAGTCCCAAGCTATCTCACTCTTATATATGGAGCAGAAAAGTAGGTTATCCATCCGTTGGTCTTCTCTCTAGCCCTAATGGCTTCATGTCCAACTCTAAGGAAATGGCCAGTATATTAGATTCATCTGTTGTATCTGTATTCACTAATCCATCTGGTCACCCTCAGTCACCTCATCAGTTTCATGCAGGGGTCGTCCAGGAAATTCAGTCGTCCATCTCTGACGTTACAAAAACTCTGAATAGTATTAATCCTCCTTCAGCCATGGGCCCATATGTAATTCATCCAGTTTTACTTAGGAACTGTTCTATCGCCCAGGCTTAccctctttatttactttttactaAACCATTACTATCAGGAGAAATTCCAGTTATTTGGCTAAAGTCACATGTTGTACCCATcccagtagacacctgccaaaacgataattactcccagtgaggtctaaagcactgttcagggggtgctgtgaacttatcattaaacccagctgtgacctcactgaacgtttccctttgtgtctcacaacacaagggggcagtcacagcctgccctctaaagacaactctcttcctccacacaaaactacaagcacctaataacacacacaccattcactcaaaaatttcaaaattataatggcgactcctacaccagtgttggagtccccatctggggagggggccataaatgtccccaggtcggattgcctttctgtcgatgaccctaagtgtcttgacacccccctcaactttttcttcattaacttctgcaacattcgcagtctgagatctaattttcagtctgtagaacaccatctctcctcttctaaacctcattttcttttcctcactgaaactcaggtgtttgaGCCAACTGAtggtagccccttttctgttcctcctactttctctatcctcattttcgatccaaggCTGGATGTTgaatttatgtgcacaatgacttaacctgctcttgtgctgacgctcttgaatcttctgagttttccaccatctggctatgactacagagtcattctcaaactaaatttatctgtgctatatacctctcacctaactcctctgactataagaaattctttgactacttaacttccaaagtggagcacattctaaccctcttctcttttgcagagatctccattcttggagacttcaatgttcaccatcagctttggctttcctctctcttcactgaccatcctggtgaactagccttcaactttgctatcctccacgacctagagcaattggtgcaacaccctactcatattcctgaccgtcttggagatacgcaaaaaattttttaccttttcctgatctcaaatccttctgcttatgttgtcaccctttctactttgttgggctcctctgatcataatctcatatctgtatcttgtcctattgctccaatccctcctcaggatccccctaagcgaaggtacctctggagttttgcctctgctagttggggggacctgaggaggtattttgctgattttccttggaatgactgctgcttccatgtcagagacccgtctttgtgtgccgagcgcataacagaggtgatagtgtctggcatggaggcgtacattcctcaacctaaaccttccaaaccttggtttaatacagcttgttctcgagctatacatgatagataggtggctcacaaaaggtatttaagccttccatcaccagaatctcatgcactttatatttctgcctggaaccatgctaagtctgttctccaactagccaaaaactccttcattaacagaaagtgtcaaaacttttcaagatctaactcccctcatgacttctgtaatctagccaaaaatatatccaataactttgcttcttctttcccttcttcatttcaaccagatggcaccactgctatcatctatttctaaagctgaactcttgctcaaacctttgctaaaaactctaccttaggacgcttctgggtttgttcctccctctcctccaccctctgactacttcatgctacctattaaaattcttcacaatgatgttttccatgcccttgctggcctaaaccctcagaaggcttatggacctgatggggtccctcctattgttcttcgaaactgtgtctccgtgcttgcaccttgcctagtcaaactctttcagctctgtctgtcaacatctacctttctttcttgctggaagtttgcctacattcagcctgttccttaaaagggtgaccattctaatcccttaaactattgtcctattgctttaatttccatcctatctaaagtttttgaatctatccttaacaggaagattcttaaacatctatcacttcacaaccttctatctgattgccagtatgggttccgtcaaggccgctcttctggtgatcttctggctttccttactgagtcttggtcatcctcttttagagattttggtgaaatttttgctgttgccttggacatatcaaaagcttttgatagagtctggcacaaagctttgatttccaaactaccctcttacagcttctatccttctccctgtaacttcatctcaagtttcctttctgaccattctattgctgctgtggtagatggtcactgttcttcttctaaatctattaagagtggtgttcctcaaggttctatcctgtcacccactctcttcttattattcattaatgatcttctaaaccaaacttcttgtcctgtccactcctatgctgatgataccaccctgcacttttccacgtcttttcatagacgtccaacccttcaggaagtaaacatttcatgcagggaagccacagaacgcttgatttctgatctttctgaaatttctgattggggcagagcaaacttggtattgttcactgcctcaaaaattcaattcctccatctatcaactcgacacaaccttccagacaactatcccctcttcttcaatgacactcaactgtctccctcttctacattgaacatcctcggtctgtcctttacttataatctgaactggaaacttcacatctcatctctagctaaaacagcttctatgaagttaggcattatctgtccatgtatggagtatgcttcacatgtctggggggcttccactcatactgctcttctagacagggtggaatcaaaagcttttcgtctcatcaactcctctcctctaactgactgtcttaagcctctctctcaccgccgcaatgttgcatctctagctgtcttctagcactattttcatgctaactgctcttctgatcttgctaactgcatgcctcccctcctcccgcggccttgctgcacaagactttcttctttctctcacccctgttctgtccacctttctaatgcaagagttaaccagtattctcaatcattcatccctttctctggtaaactctggaactccctgcctgcttctgtattttcaccttcctatgacttgaattccttcaagagggaggttttaagacacttatccttcaatttttgactactgctttggacccttttatgggactggcatttcagtgggcactttttttgtattggatttttgttgcccttggccagtgtccctcctacataaaaaaaaaaatctttaagaaagggaaaaaaatgtgatccCCTTAATTACAGGTCAATAATTCTTACTTCTACACCATGTAAAACTTTGGAGAGGATCATAACTTCCAAACTTTATCAATATTGGTTCCCTCTTGGGAGCCCAACCAGGTTAAGTGTAATCACTGTTCTGGGAGACTCGACTCTCATATAGTGAAGGCTGCAGGGACTGCCATTGTGGTGGAAATGCACCAACTGAGCACTTATATTACTATTTACATAGTGCTGAAGTTTTACTCTTAACATGACTCAGGATGTATTCTGAGTCCACTGTGTCATCCCTAAGGGAATCCTGGGCCAGGCAATCTGCCTTTTCATTAAGCTGGATGCCCACATGAGAAGGCACCCAGGTGGGATGGTCGCTCTTAGtacttttattcatattggGTGGACAACATACTCTGAAATTTAATCTTGCTTTCAATAATGATAAAACCCATTTGGGTA
The Scylla paramamosain isolate STU-SP2022 chromosome 35, ASM3559412v1, whole genome shotgun sequence DNA segment above includes these coding regions:
- the LOC135090426 gene encoding protein NYNRIN-like, which encodes MVQGMRHLQCQEGTVVKRKSTITAVSSGSPDEAHSSGCSGTTTCDSAEVLVEQFFTRFGVLGELHSNQGCEFEEEVFSKCCHLLGLQKMMTKLKPQSDGMIEHFNRTLTQELAKYCKEGKTEWDRKLPALLMAYRSTMHEATTYLPARLMMGWELQLPEDLTTGCPPDKVLPTVSTDYAIALQEQQMEAHHQLQDRLKLMG